In Halorubrum sp. PV6, a single window of DNA contains:
- a CDS encoding peroxidase family protein, with product MVGNDNLVGRVVSGSDRPLAGRIVIGERRDDRSDASGPVGHGTTDDDGLFVIEADGGVDVEAVSFTVRDPMRGGSEESIRRRERPADGRETIRLTVSERRGTPHGGTEHRGMNEAACTRAGAVRSHRFYTQFPELDTYDRSEDLIRTLGGADGETDAPAADGAPMMESPDDPVGDAETPAAYGIFGQFVDHDITFDPTSDIDRRNDPAALRNFRTPALDLDSVYRHGSETAPFLYDHDSDEAHLITGEAEGAPDRPDGLPGTDLQRNEQGFALIGDPRNDETVLVSQLQLAFVNFHNRVVDHLRGPGSSLVASDETVLEAAQRLVRWHYQWIVRHDFLPQICDEYVLDDVERNGRRFFLPEGSQVAIAVEFAGAAYRFGHSMIRDAYDVNDRSGNVPLFPSEPNESPNLRGFGPVRYEVTVDWTRLLDTGDGAYQRSRKIDALLPPALFNLPMAGEDSLAVRNLLRGEALGLPAGQDVARRMGIDPIRNEEFGEESGVMQTLRRHGRGADPDAPLWYYILDEARYQQDGERLGAVGSRIVAETLIGLVERNETAYPNAAPDGWEPSLPRLVPTGGYTLADLTAFAEEARPEGLVIDSLDPVAAPGDDPTDESVTLRNDANDPVDLDGYVLDLGGQRDPLPAETVPPGATLTIRIGAGTDSAGEIHLGREAAALNDDGDAVTLLTPDGEVSTRRVYD from the coding sequence ATGGTGGGGAATGACAACTTGGTCGGTCGGGTCGTCTCCGGGAGCGATCGGCCGCTAGCGGGGCGAATCGTCATCGGTGAACGACGGGACGACCGGAGCGACGCGAGCGGTCCGGTCGGCCACGGGACCACGGACGACGACGGACTGTTCGTCATCGAGGCCGACGGCGGCGTCGACGTCGAAGCGGTCTCGTTCACGGTTCGAGACCCGATGCGAGGCGGTAGCGAGGAGTCGATCCGGCGCCGCGAGCGGCCCGCGGATGGCAGGGAGACGATTCGGCTCACCGTGAGCGAGCGCCGCGGGACGCCTCACGGGGGAACGGAACATCGCGGGATGAACGAGGCCGCGTGCACGCGCGCCGGAGCCGTCCGGAGTCACCGGTTTTACACGCAGTTCCCCGAACTCGACACGTACGACCGGAGCGAGGACCTGATCCGGACCCTCGGGGGAGCCGACGGGGAAACGGACGCCCCCGCCGCCGACGGTGCGCCGATGATGGAGTCGCCCGACGACCCGGTCGGCGATGCCGAGACGCCGGCCGCATACGGGATTTTCGGGCAGTTCGTCGATCACGACATCACCTTCGATCCGACCTCCGACATCGATCGGCGAAACGACCCCGCGGCGCTGCGCAACTTCCGGACGCCGGCGCTCGACTTAGACTCGGTCTACCGCCACGGGAGCGAGACGGCGCCGTTCCTGTACGACCACGACAGCGACGAGGCGCACCTGATCACCGGTGAGGCGGAGGGTGCCCCGGACCGCCCGGACGGGCTTCCGGGGACTGACTTGCAACGGAACGAGCAGGGGTTCGCGCTGATCGGCGATCCGCGGAACGACGAGACCGTCCTCGTCTCGCAGCTCCAACTCGCGTTCGTGAACTTCCACAACCGCGTCGTCGACCACCTCCGCGGACCGGGGTCGTCGCTCGTCGCGTCCGACGAGACCGTGCTCGAAGCGGCCCAGCGGCTCGTCAGATGGCACTACCAGTGGATCGTCCGCCACGACTTCCTCCCGCAGATCTGCGACGAGTACGTCCTCGACGACGTCGAACGGAACGGCCGACGGTTCTTCCTTCCGGAGGGGTCGCAGGTCGCTATCGCCGTCGAGTTCGCCGGCGCGGCCTATCGGTTCGGTCACAGCATGATCCGCGACGCGTACGACGTGAACGACCGGTCCGGGAACGTGCCGCTGTTCCCCTCGGAGCCGAACGAGTCGCCGAACCTCCGCGGGTTCGGCCCCGTCCGCTACGAGGTGACCGTCGACTGGACCCGCCTGCTCGACACGGGCGACGGGGCGTACCAGCGGTCTCGCAAGATCGATGCGCTGCTCCCGCCGGCGCTGTTCAACCTGCCGATGGCCGGGGAGGACTCGCTCGCCGTGCGGAACCTGCTTCGGGGGGAGGCGCTAGGGCTCCCGGCCGGACAGGACGTGGCCCGCCGGATGGGGATCGACCCGATCCGCAACGAGGAGTTCGGCGAGGAGTCGGGGGTCATGCAGACCCTTCGGCGGCACGGTCGGGGGGCGGACCCCGACGCCCCGCTGTGGTACTACATCCTCGACGAGGCGCGCTACCAGCAGGACGGCGAGCGGTTGGGGGCGGTCGGGAGCCGGATCGTTGCCGAGACGCTGATCGGGCTCGTCGAACGCAACGAGACCGCGTACCCGAACGCCGCGCCGGACGGGTGGGAGCCGTCGCTCCCCCGGCTCGTCCCCACCGGGGGGTACACGCTCGCCGACCTGACCGCGTTCGCCGAGGAGGCGCGTCCCGAGGGGCTGGTGATCGACTCGCTCGACCCCGTCGCAGCCCCTGGGGACGACCCGACCGACGAGTCGGTGACCCTTCGAAACGACGCGAACGACCCGGTCGACCTGGACGGGTACGTCCTCGATCTCGGCGGCCAACGCGACCCGCTCCCGGCGGAAACGGTTCCGCCCGGCGCGACGCTCACGATCCGGATTGGGGCCGGGACCGACTCCGCCGGCGAGATCCATCTCGGTCGGGAGGCCGCGGCGCTCAACGACGACGGCGACGCGGTGACGCTCTTGACGCCCGACGGCGAGGTCAGCACGCGACGGGTGTACGACTGA
- a CDS encoding DUF2209 family protein gives MPEVVGVDISGRHEEAGEYLMVAAAVHARIDSARIRSVEGMGFAAVREGPTLDATVALTAEAVGNLPEPPSGPIVAEGGEFYEEPAERVGLSFQPEFKYVESIGERETVQAAHHAAYAARTLLL, from the coding sequence ATCCCTGAGGTCGTCGGCGTCGACATCAGCGGTCGCCACGAGGAGGCCGGCGAGTACCTGATGGTCGCGGCCGCGGTCCACGCCCGGATCGACTCGGCGCGCATCCGGTCGGTCGAGGGGATGGGCTTTGCCGCCGTGCGCGAGGGTCCGACGCTCGACGCGACCGTCGCGCTCACGGCCGAGGCGGTCGGGAACCTCCCGGAGCCGCCCTCCGGACCGATCGTCGCCGAGGGCGGGGAGTTCTACGAGGAGCCGGCCGAGCGCGTGGGGCTGAGCTTCCAACCCGAGTTTAAATACGTCGAGAGCATAGGAGAACGCGAAACTGTGCAGGCAGCACACCACGCCGCGTACGCCGCCCGTACCCTCCTGTTATGA
- the hflX gene encoding GTPase HflX, protein MTGSIDGRGTDTEPPAAERRAVVAKRVESGSADLTEITDLAAAAGYDVAGELTQTRTEDAAFMFGKGKVAELREVVRRTGAETVIIDNDVGPYQTFNIGGELPDGVEVVDRFTLILEIFGQRANTRKAQLQVELAELRYELPRAEAKASLAKRDERPGFMGLGEYDESVERDIKRQISEIRDELASIADKEESRREQRRDSGFDLVALAGYTNAGKSTLMRRLAAEIDVDENADRHPDLDTTAESQDMLFTTLGTTTRRAEMEKRDVLLTDTVGFIADLPHWLVESFESTLDSVYRADLVLLVVDASESVEEMREKLVTSHDTLYERNEAPIVTVFNKVDRLAPGELADKRAALSGVAPDPVAVSARTGAGVAELRDRVESELPDWERERLVLPLSDEAMSLVSWIHDHGHVAEESYADDQVALDFEAKPSIVARARSKAAGLAPVEST, encoded by the coding sequence ATGACGGGGAGCATCGACGGGCGAGGCACCGACACCGAGCCGCCGGCCGCCGAGCGGCGCGCCGTCGTCGCGAAGCGCGTCGAGTCCGGATCGGCCGATCTGACCGAGATCACCGATCTCGCGGCCGCCGCCGGGTACGACGTGGCCGGAGAGCTCACCCAGACCCGCACCGAGGACGCCGCGTTCATGTTCGGGAAGGGGAAAGTCGCCGAACTCCGCGAGGTGGTCCGCCGGACCGGCGCCGAGACGGTCATCATCGACAACGACGTCGGCCCCTATCAGACGTTCAACATCGGCGGCGAACTCCCCGACGGCGTGGAGGTCGTCGACCGCTTCACGCTCATCCTCGAGATATTCGGCCAGCGCGCCAACACCCGGAAGGCCCAGCTGCAGGTCGAACTGGCCGAGTTGCGGTACGAACTCCCGCGGGCGGAGGCGAAGGCGAGCCTCGCGAAACGCGACGAGCGGCCGGGGTTCATGGGGCTCGGCGAGTACGACGAGAGCGTCGAGCGCGACATCAAACGACAGATATCGGAGATCCGCGACGAGTTGGCGTCGATCGCCGACAAAGAGGAGTCCCGCCGCGAGCAGCGCCGCGACTCCGGGTTCGACCTGGTCGCGCTCGCGGGGTACACGAACGCCGGCAAGTCGACGCTGATGCGCCGGCTGGCCGCCGAGATCGACGTCGACGAGAACGCCGACCGCCACCCCGACCTCGACACGACCGCGGAGTCTCAGGACATGCTCTTCACCACGCTCGGCACCACGACCCGGCGCGCCGAGATGGAGAAGCGCGACGTCCTCCTCACCGACACGGTCGGGTTCATCGCGGACCTGCCGCACTGGCTGGTGGAGTCGTTCGAGTCGACGCTCGACTCGGTGTACCGCGCCGACCTCGTGTTGCTCGTCGTCGACGCCAGCGAGTCGGTCGAGGAGATGCGCGAGAAGCTGGTCACGAGCCACGACACCCTGTACGAGCGCAACGAGGCGCCCATCGTCACCGTGTTCAACAAGGTCGACCGGCTCGCGCCGGGCGAGTTGGCGGACAAACGCGCCGCGCTCTCCGGGGTCGCGCCGGACCCGGTCGCCGTCTCGGCGCGGACCGGCGCGGGCGTCGCCGAACTTCGCGACCGCGTGGAGTCGGAGCTCCCCGACTGGGAGCGCGAGCGCCTCGTCTTACCCCTCTCGGACGAGGCGATGAGCCTCGTCTCGTGGATCCACGACCACGGTCACGTCGCCGAGGAGTCGTACGCCGACGACCAGGTCGCGCTCGACTTCGAGGCGAAGCCGTCGATCGTCGCCCGCGCTCGGTCGAAGGCGGCCGGGCTCGCGCCGGTGGAGTCGACGTAA
- the acs gene encoding acetate--CoA ligase: protein MDYAGVDGQPTGGGAAGDDVVEPPDAFDDRAAASDADLYDAFDEEGPDAWRRAADLLDWETDYDTVLDDSDPPFYKWFPDGRLNAAANCIDRHLDERRNQLAIRWFGKRGERRSYTYLDLHREVNALAAGLRDLGVEADDVVTLYLPMVPELPIAMLACARIGAPHNVVFAGLSAEALATRIDAADSSYLVTCDGYYRREDAFNQKSKADNARLRADADLSATVVVDRLGDALDVSLGADEHAYEAVVEANDGETVEPVARDATDLLFVMYTSGTTGRPKGVEHATGGYLSHVAWTTRNVLDVRPDDTYWCAADIGWITGHSYGVYGPLSVGTTTVLYEGSPDYPDRDRVWDLIERNAVSVFYTSPTAIRSFMKWGAEYPDDHDLSSIRLLGTVGESITPKAWHWYHDHVGGGEAPVVDTWWQTETGAISLATLPGVTPMKPGKVGPPLPGIDARVVDEDGEPVDPGEPGYLTIAAPWPGMLRGLREGDERYRREYWLEGDDGWRYRTGDGATVDEDGYITILGRVDDVINVRTHRFNTAELEAAIVEADGVTEAAVVGDDDGRIVAYVTTRGDVDPDEPLREAIGEGLVRSVGDVARPDRIVFTPDLPKTRSGKIMRRLLEDIARGDEFGDVSALRNPEVVGEIESAVREE, encoded by the coding sequence ATGGATTACGCCGGAGTCGACGGCCAGCCGACGGGCGGGGGCGCCGCCGGCGACGACGTCGTCGAGCCACCCGACGCGTTCGACGACCGGGCCGCCGCCAGCGACGCGGACCTGTACGACGCGTTCGACGAGGAGGGACCGGACGCGTGGCGGCGGGCGGCCGACCTCCTCGACTGGGAGACCGACTACGACACCGTCCTCGACGACAGCGACCCGCCCTTTTATAAGTGGTTTCCGGACGGACGGCTCAACGCCGCGGCCAACTGCATCGACCGCCACCTCGACGAGCGGCGGAACCAGCTCGCGATCCGCTGGTTCGGCAAGCGCGGGGAGCGCCGGTCGTACACCTACCTCGACTTACACCGCGAGGTGAACGCGCTCGCCGCCGGCCTCCGCGACCTCGGGGTCGAAGCCGACGACGTGGTGACGCTGTACCTCCCGATGGTCCCCGAGTTACCGATCGCGATGTTGGCGTGCGCCCGGATCGGCGCGCCCCACAACGTCGTCTTCGCGGGGCTGTCCGCGGAGGCGCTCGCGACGCGCATCGACGCCGCCGACTCGTCGTACCTCGTCACCTGCGACGGGTACTACCGGCGGGAGGACGCGTTCAACCAGAAGTCGAAGGCGGACAACGCCCGGCTCCGCGCCGACGCCGACCTCTCGGCGACCGTCGTCGTCGACCGGCTCGGCGACGCGCTCGACGTGTCGCTCGGCGCCGACGAACACGCGTACGAGGCCGTCGTCGAGGCCAACGACGGGGAGACGGTCGAGCCGGTCGCGCGCGACGCCACCGACCTCCTCTTCGTCATGTACACCTCCGGGACCACGGGGCGCCCGAAGGGCGTCGAGCACGCGACGGGCGGGTACCTCTCGCACGTCGCGTGGACGACCCGGAACGTCCTCGACGTGCGGCCCGACGACACCTACTGGTGTGCGGCCGACATCGGCTGGATCACGGGCCACTCGTACGGCGTGTACGGCCCGCTCTCGGTCGGGACCACGACCGTCCTCTACGAGGGCTCGCCGGACTACCCGGACCGCGACCGGGTGTGGGACCTGATCGAGCGCAACGCGGTCAGCGTCTTTTATACGTCGCCGACCGCGATTCGGTCGTTCATGAAGTGGGGCGCCGAGTACCCAGACGACCACGACCTGTCCTCGATCCGGCTTCTGGGGACCGTCGGCGAGTCGATCACGCCGAAGGCGTGGCACTGGTACCACGACCACGTCGGCGGCGGGGAGGCGCCGGTAGTCGACACGTGGTGGCAGACCGAGACGGGCGCCATCTCCCTCGCGACCCTGCCGGGAGTCACGCCGATGAAGCCCGGAAAGGTCGGCCCGCCGTTGCCGGGTATCGACGCCCGCGTCGTCGACGAGGACGGCGAGCCAGTCGACCCCGGCGAGCCGGGGTACCTCACGATCGCCGCCCCGTGGCCCGGAATGCTCAGGGGGCTTCGCGAGGGCGACGAGCGCTACCGCCGGGAGTACTGGCTGGAGGGCGACGACGGGTGGCGGTATCGGACCGGAGACGGCGCGACCGTCGACGAGGACGGGTACATCACGATCCTCGGGCGCGTCGACGACGTGATCAACGTCCGGACCCACCGGTTCAACACCGCCGAGTTGGAGGCGGCCATCGTCGAGGCCGACGGCGTCACCGAAGCCGCGGTCGTCGGCGACGACGACGGTCGGATCGTCGCCTACGTCACCACTCGCGGCGACGTCGATCCGGACGAACCGCTCCGCGAAGCGATCGGCGAGGGGCTCGTCCGGTCGGTCGGCGACGTGGCGCGGCCGGACCGGATCGTGTTCACGCCCGACTTGCCGAAGACGCGCTCGGGGAAGATCATGCGTCGGCTGCTCGAAGACATCGCCCGCGGCGACGAGTTCGGCGACGTGAGCGCCCTGCGCAACCCCGAGGTCGTCGGCGAGATCGAGTCGGCGGTTCGCGAGGAGTGA
- a CDS encoding bacterio-opsin activator domain-containing protein: protein MGEGLDADAYDALVTAAETYRAALVVRLGGEAGLRTGEITRVAPRDLRETERHADLALLAVPAAEPGPESGETPESDPAAAADGRDRIDRETVVPASLAAELRRYAESADLDESEPFVDVTPRRVQMIVSETASRAASRTDGLVDPDVTPRDLRRTFARRLLADRGVDAHTVREAGGWETMATLDDYLGPLDGDAIVSAIADRRDDPGDGAAATALGGFEALADGDTRATPLAAVPEGVVESHRWAEAWVVRGAGDRDRAEIAGTAGVGREELADRGVPTDGPWREAVTNGDAVVSEGTPATAGRPAIAVPVRYRDVTHGALCVVAGDDPPVGPVSSSERRELTALGRCLGWAVTAGRWRDLLHSDAVTEVEFHTGDDDAFLARASAALDCRIELASTVTVDDDTSRFYLSVEGARPQPLADVIAGASGVSDLRVIETREAGCDVSVRVTGGSAVRTLTEHGATVRDATADDGRVRVVAHLPEGADVRPVADGLRTAFTGARLASKRSVPREPRSEDSLREGVADRFTDRQWAALSAAYHGGYFDWPRGSTAEEVADAMGVSSPTFHNHLRKAQRQLLDGLFEDGPRTRRADRD from the coding sequence ATGGGCGAGGGACTGGACGCCGACGCGTACGACGCGCTCGTGACCGCGGCGGAGACGTACCGCGCCGCGCTCGTCGTCCGGCTCGGCGGCGAGGCGGGGCTTCGGACCGGCGAGATCACTCGCGTCGCCCCCCGAGACCTCCGAGAAACGGAGCGACACGCCGACCTGGCTCTCCTCGCGGTCCCGGCGGCAGAGCCGGGTCCCGAGAGCGGCGAGACGCCCGAGTCCGATCCGGCGGCCGCGGCGGACGGCCGCGACAGGATCGACCGCGAGACGGTCGTCCCGGCGTCGCTGGCGGCGGAGTTACGCCGGTACGCGGAGAGCGCGGACCTCGACGAGTCGGAGCCGTTCGTGGACGTGACGCCGCGCCGCGTCCAGATGATCGTCAGCGAGACGGCCTCGCGCGCGGCGTCCCGGACCGACGGGCTCGTCGACCCGGACGTGACGCCGCGAGACCTCCGGCGGACCTTCGCGCGGCGGCTCCTCGCCGACCGCGGCGTCGACGCCCACACCGTCCGCGAGGCGGGCGGCTGGGAGACGATGGCGACGCTCGACGACTACCTCGGACCGCTCGACGGCGACGCGATCGTCTCGGCGATCGCGGACAGACGGGACGACCCGGGAGATGGGGCCGCGGCGACCGCGCTCGGCGGCTTCGAGGCCCTCGCCGACGGCGACACGCGAGCGACCCCCCTCGCGGCGGTTCCCGAGGGCGTCGTCGAGTCGCACCGGTGGGCGGAGGCGTGGGTCGTCCGCGGCGCCGGGGATCGCGACCGCGCCGAGATCGCGGGGACGGCCGGCGTGGGGCGCGAGGAGCTCGCGGACCGCGGCGTCCCGACCGACGGGCCGTGGCGAGAGGCGGTCACCAACGGGGACGCGGTCGTGAGCGAGGGGACGCCGGCGACCGCGGGCCGACCGGCGATCGCCGTCCCCGTTCGATACCGGGACGTGACACACGGCGCGCTGTGTGTCGTCGCCGGCGACGACCCGCCGGTCGGCCCGGTCTCGTCGAGCGAGCGGCGGGAACTGACGGCGCTCGGCCGGTGTCTCGGCTGGGCCGTGACCGCGGGACGCTGGCGCGACTTACTCCACTCCGACGCGGTGACCGAGGTGGAGTTTCACACGGGGGACGACGACGCATTCCTCGCCCGCGCGAGCGCGGCGCTCGACTGCCGGATCGAGTTGGCTTCGACCGTGACGGTCGACGACGACACGTCGCGGTTTTATTTATCAGTCGAGGGCGCGCGTCCCCAGCCGCTCGCCGACGTGATCGCCGGGGCGTCCGGCGTCTCGGACCTGCGCGTCATCGAGACGCGCGAGGCCGGCTGCGACGTGTCGGTCCGCGTCACGGGCGGCTCCGCGGTGCGCACGCTCACGGAACACGGCGCGACTGTCCGGGACGCGACCGCCGACGACGGCCGGGTTCGCGTCGTCGCGCACCTCCCCGAGGGCGCCGACGTGCGGCCCGTCGCCGACGGGCTGCGGACCGCCTTCACCGGGGCGCGCCTCGCGAGCAAGCGGTCCGTCCCGCGGGAGCCGCGGAGCGAGGATTCGCTTCGGGAGGGCGTCGCCGACCGGTTCACGGACCGCCAGTGGGCCGCGCTGTCGGCCGCGTACCACGGCGGATACTTCGACTGGCCGCGGGGGAGCACGGCGGAGGAAGTCGCCGACGCCATGGGCGTCTCCTCGCCGACGTTCCACAACCACCTCCGGAAGGCACAGCGGCAGCTCCTCGACGGACTCTTTGAAGACGGGCCGCGGACTCGGCGGGCCGACCGGGACTGA
- the acs gene encoding acetate--CoA ligase, with the protein MTEGEGQLEARLAEQEVFEPPESFVEQANVSDPDVYDEFEENWPECWEGAADLLDWETDYDQVLDDSNPPFYEWFTGGELNASANCLDRHLDERGDEVAIEWVGEPVDEDDRSYTYEELHREVNEFAAALREQGVEEDDVVTMYMPMIPELPIAMLACARIGAPHSVVFAGFSADALATRMNSADSEYLVTCDGYYRRGDPLDHLDKANEGLAGVDHETTTVVVDRLGPNDDGFGHDLGDDQLDYDDLVADHEGAEVEPVTRDAEDMLFLMYTSGTTGKPKGVKHTTGGYLSWVSWTSQSVLDIKPDDTYFCSADIGWITGHSYIVYGPLSLGTTTMMYEGTPDHPERDRLWEIVEEYEATQLYTAPTAIRAFMKWGAEYPDAHDLSSLRLLGTVGEPINPRAWKWYYQHIGDEECPIVDTWWQTETGGMMVTTLPGVKDMKPGAAGPPLPGLDVQILDTLGDEVEPGKAGYLTVQKPWPGMLRTLYNNDERYIDEYWAEYSDTDSDDPEDWVYFPEDGAKIDEDGYITVLGRVDDVLNVSGHRLGTMEIESAIVGVEGVAEAAVVGGDHDIKGEAVYAYVTTEDGYEGNDELRDAIVAGVEDAIGPIARPEQVVFTPDLPKTRSGKIMRRLLENIADGKELGNTSTLRNPEIVEEIQQKAAGE; encoded by the coding sequence ATGACAGAGGGCGAAGGTCAACTGGAAGCGAGACTCGCAGAGCAGGAGGTGTTCGAGCCGCCGGAGTCGTTCGTCGAACAGGCGAACGTCTCGGATCCCGACGTGTACGACGAGTTCGAGGAGAACTGGCCGGAGTGTTGGGAGGGGGCCGCCGACCTGCTCGACTGGGAAACCGACTACGATCAGGTGCTCGACGACAGCAACCCGCCCTTCTACGAATGGTTCACGGGCGGCGAACTGAACGCGTCGGCCAACTGCCTCGACCGACACCTCGACGAGCGCGGCGACGAGGTCGCGATCGAGTGGGTCGGCGAGCCCGTCGACGAGGACGACCGCTCGTACACCTATGAAGAACTCCATCGCGAGGTAAACGAGTTCGCGGCCGCGCTCCGGGAGCAGGGCGTCGAGGAAGACGACGTGGTGACGATGTACATGCCGATGATCCCGGAGCTGCCGATCGCGATGCTGGCGTGTGCGCGGATCGGCGCGCCACACAGCGTCGTCTTCGCCGGGTTCTCGGCCGACGCGCTCGCGACGCGGATGAACAGCGCGGACTCCGAGTACCTGGTCACCTGCGACGGCTACTACCGCCGCGGCGACCCGCTCGACCACCTCGACAAGGCGAACGAGGGGCTCGCGGGCGTCGACCACGAGACGACGACGGTCGTCGTCGATCGACTCGGGCCGAACGACGACGGCTTCGGTCACGACCTCGGCGACGACCAGCTTGACTACGACGACCTCGTCGCGGACCACGAGGGCGCCGAAGTCGAGCCGGTGACCCGCGACGCCGAGGACATGCTGTTCTTAATGTACACCTCGGGGACGACGGGGAAGCCGAAGGGCGTGAAACACACGACCGGCGGCTACCTCTCGTGGGTGTCGTGGACCTCGCAGTCGGTCCTCGACATCAAGCCGGATGACACGTACTTCTGTTCGGCCGACATCGGCTGGATCACCGGCCACTCGTACATCGTCTACGGGCCACTCTCGCTCGGGACGACGACGATGATGTACGAGGGGACCCCGGACCACCCCGAGCGCGACCGGCTCTGGGAGATCGTCGAGGAGTACGAGGCGACCCAGCTGTACACCGCGCCGACCGCGATCCGCGCGTTCATGAAGTGGGGCGCGGAGTACCCCGACGCGCACGACCTCTCGTCGCTGCGGCTGCTCGGGACGGTCGGCGAGCCGATCAACCCCCGCGCGTGGAAGTGGTACTACCAGCACATCGGCGACGAGGAGTGTCCCATCGTCGACACCTGGTGGCAGACGGAGACCGGCGGCATGATGGTCACGACGCTACCGGGCGTCAAAGACATGAAACCGGGAGCGGCCGGACCGCCGCTTCCGGGCCTCGACGTACAGATTCTGGACACGCTCGGCGATGAAGTAGAGCCCGGAAAGGCGGGCTACCTGACGGTACAGAAGCCGTGGCCCGGCATGCTGCGGACGCTGTACAACAACGACGAGCGCTACATCGACGAGTACTGGGCCGAGTACTCGGACACCGACAGCGACGACCCCGAAGACTGGGTGTACTTCCCGGAGGACGGGGCGAAGATCGACGAGGACGGCTACATCACCGTGCTCGGTCGCGTCGACGACGTGCTCAACGTCTCCGGCCACCGGCTCGGGACGATGGAAATCGAGTCCGCCATCGTCGGCGTCGAGGGCGTCGCGGAGGCCGCGGTCGTTGGTGGGGACCACGACATCAAAGGCGAGGCCGTCTACGCGTACGTGACCACCGAAGACGGCTACGAGGGCAACGACGAACTCCGCGACGCGATCGTCGCCGGCGTCGAGGACGCCATCGGGCCGATCGCCCGACCGGAGCAGGTCGTGTTCACGCCGGACCTGCCGAAGACGCGGTCCGGGAAGATCATGCGGCGTCTGCTCGAGAACATCGCCGACGGGAAGGAGCTGGGTAACACCAGCACCCTCCGGAACCCGGAGATCGTCGAAGAGATCCAGCAGAAGGCGGCGGGCGAGTAG
- a CDS encoding DUF4212 domain-containing protein has protein sequence MTDNRSQQDDAVTDGGRAADDAVTDGGRAADDAATDGGRAANDAATDGGVTASAAQKHSNTDYLSEEVNLLKPSTAYMRDHLRIVWTGFIVWAVIVFGPVTMTMLAPGTMTTTMPVLGFPWHYFLVAFGAPTGALILAAVYARQRDKLDDKYGIDHSTAVEPDDSGATAATDGGQQE, from the coding sequence ATGACAGATAATCGCTCACAACAAGACGACGCGGTTACCGACGGTGGTCGCGCAGCGGACGACGCGGTCACCGATGGGGGTCGCGCAGCGGACGACGCGGCCACCGATGGGGGACGCGCAGCGAACGACGCGGCCACCGACGGCGGCGTCACCGCGAGCGCGGCACAGAAGCACAGCAACACCGACTACCTCAGCGAGGAGGTGAACCTGCTGAAACCGAGCACCGCGTACATGCGGGATCACCTCAGAATCGTCTGGACCGGGTTCATCGTCTGGGCGGTGATCGTCTTCGGCCCGGTCACGATGACGATGCTCGCGCCGGGCACGATGACGACGACGATGCCGGTACTCGGGTTCCCCTGGCACTACTTCCTCGTCGCCTTCGGTGCGCCGACGGGCGCGCTGATCTTGGCGGCCGTCTACGCCCGCCAGCGCGACAAGTTGGACGACAAGTACGGGATCGACCACAGCACCGCCGTTGAGCCGGACGACTCCGGTGCCACAGCCGCAACCGACGGAGGGCAGCAGGAATGA